CTGAAACTTGCATTTTTTCCAGCATAGTTGTCTGGGATACCAATCTGCCAGTTATCTATTCCAAAATCATCATTAGTTTGAGGAACACTCGCAGCATTATATATAACCTGCTTGGTAGCAGCTGGGAAAGCTTCTAGCTGTACCCCATAAATCTGTGCCCAATGCTGTATCTGTTCTACAGTTGCAGATTTCGGATCCGGCATATACCATGGTTCGGGAGCTCTTCTAGGGTCTACTGGAGCGGTAAGCACCTGAGCTTTGGCAACAGTCAGCGCCAGACGGTGTAATCTTGATGGTTCAGGAACCATAAATTCAAACATGGTACGTTTACCATAGTTATAGATCTGATTCTTCATCTTTTTATCGATCCATCTGTAAACTCCTGTGATGTGCTGTGGTGGTTCATTCGTTGTAAGAGCTTTTCCTCTGTTGTCGAATTCATGCACATTGGTTTCTGTATATTCTTTGATGATTTTCTGTACTCTTTCTTCTGAAATTTTGGTAAGAACTCTTTCCATGGCTCTTTCCGTAATTTCCTGAGACTTCATCACTGCCTGTCTTGTACTGTCATGCTGTGCTGTATTATTGGCGTAGTCTGCCCCAATTTCAAACTTCATAGCATTGTCATTCCCATAACTGAATCTTGTATAGGCAGAAATACTTTGTTGCTTATCAATTTCTTTTGCCACCTCGGTCTGCATATCTGTTCTGGAAGTTTTTGAAGTGTCGGAAATTTTCTCAGTTTCTTCAGACTTGGAAGTTGTATCTGTAATTTCAGAATAATCCCTGGAAACAGAAGATTTATGTCTCAGTTCGCTGGCCATAACATTTTCGATATTGGAAACTTCTCCCGGAACGTAAGCGTGAACGCTTTGTACGACTTTAAGATAATCTGCAACCCCCAATCTTTTGATTCCGAAATTTTTACGTTTCTGAATTGTTACAGGTTCTGGTTCACCCGAATTTCCTGGGTTTTCTACTGCACGTTTCAGAGTAAGCATTCCCGTAAGGGCCAGATCGCCTTTTGGATACAATTGTCCAAGATCGCCATATGCCTGACTTCCATTATCAAAAATGATTTCTATTCTGAAAACAATGCTGGCTCTGAACTTATCAATCAAGCTGCTTGGCAGAGTGATTTTGTTGTCAATAACCGGAATATTGCTGTAGTTTTCTTCAAAACTTCCTGCAACATCTGTAGTGGCAATAATTTTGATATTAGCGACGCTCCATGAAGTGTCTTCTACTTCAAAAGAAAAATTAACGAATCCTCTTGTTCCTGAAATCCCGAAAGAATTGTGTGCTAAAAAGCTGTATGCCATTGGTGTTCTGGCTGTACTTTGATTAACAGGAATGGAAGCTCCTCCGATGTTCACATACTGTTGCTGCGGAAGAGAACTATTCTGTAATGCAGTCTGCATGGATGAAGAAATATTGTTTTGTACAACAATCAAAGCATCGGAATAGCTTTGTATTTCATCATCAATGATAATCGTCTGATTTCCGATTTTCATTGTATCGGATGAAAGAATCTGAACAGTTTCTGTATCTGTCATTTTAGATAGTTCTCCTGCGTTTAATTCTCCGAAAAGCTCAACAAAAAGGTCAAAGGATTCAGGAGAAAGTTTTGCTTTTAAATCTTCCAAATCGATTTCATTTCTAAAAGAAAATTCAAAAGAAGGAACTTCATATTCTTTTAAGCTGTCGTACAGACGTTTTTTTTCTTCTTCTGTAGTTTCCGGAGTGATTTTGCTTTCTACTTCGGCCAGTTTTCTGTCATAGGTTTCCAGACGTTCTCTATTTTCGTCCATATATCTTGAATAGCCTTCCTGGTATGCCTGATAACGGGACTTATGATATTTTTTCTGAATTTTTTCCAATTCAGTATTCAGTTTATCCAAACCTTCTTTCCTGTGAATTGCTTTGTTAACAACCAGGGAAGCTCTTGTTTCAGCCTCTAATCTTTGAATTGTTTTTGCACCCAGAACAGGTTTGGCTTCACCTTCGGTTCCTCTTGAAGAGACTGAAGAAACCGTTTCTGAATTGTCCTCTGAAAATAGAGATTTTGGTAATATAATTTGGCTAGCCATTGCTTTTTCTAATGGTTTTTCACCATTTACCTTGATAATTTCCGGGTCTGTAATATCTTGGATGTTCGCAAAACCAAGCTGGATGGCCATCAAAACATGGCTGATTGCTTCTTTAATGTAAAAGTCTCCCTGAGTAACAATCTGATAAATAAAGTTATTCCAAAGAAGGGTAAATGTTTTAATTCCTTCAGGGTTAAGTTCTTTATTGGCATCAATAAGGGTTTTGTAATAATCTGTAACGTAGGTCCAGTCATTGTTGTCTAATATTTCCTTTTTAGAAAGTTTTCGCCCGATAACGAGAAGATCTCCGAATACTCCTTCCTCAATTTTCTTTTCGGTTTCAAACCCGACATTATTAAATCCGCTGGCAGCCCTTTTCATTTCTCCAAATTTTAGAGTTTTGGCAGGTCTTCCGGCAACTGCAGTGTCAAAAATACCGGTTGCTTCTTTTGGTCTGTGGATAAATCCTAGATTTTTGTCTTTAGTTTCTGTTAATTGTGGGTTTCTTAAACTCACAAATCTGAAAAGTGTTTGTGATGCGTTATTAGTTGCATTCATGGTATTGATTTCTTTATAATTAATGATGCCTTCTCCTATTAATGATCCGCCTACAGTAAATGCGGTTTTTGGAGGTATATTGTTTGTTGCCATTTTTAATATTTGTTTAAATGATTTATTTTTTTGTGTACTCAAGGGTAAGTGTGAATGAATTAATGACAGAGTAGTCATAATCGGGCTCATTAAGCAGTTCAATTTTAGCCATTCTCCTTTCTATGGTGATGTAGGCTTTTGTTCGCCATTGGTTACCTGCGAAAGAAGCATCTATGGCCTGCCATTCTGTAAACATCTCATTGGAAATAATGGTTTCAATATCAGGGAACTCGATTTTAAAATCAATTTCACCCGTTCTTGGAATTTGGTCTAAATACAAGGTTTTTTTGTAAACTGGTTTACCATTGATCCATGTTCCGCCTGTTAATTCCTCTTTAGTGGTGTAGGAATGCTGCTTGTCTGCATATTGTTTCTGGATAAAAGATTTGTCCTGATACATATCTCCATAGTAGTACGCACCAGTCATTCCTGGAGATCCGGGTTGTGTTCCGGCAAAGTCGATGCCTGATATGCCTACATTGCTGCCTGCATTGGGAATGTTGTTTATTTCAACCTGACCATCATCAAAGAATGAAATATATGATCCCTGTACGGCTCCTTTAATCTCTCTGTTCCCAATTGAATTGTCAAGTACCAGATCTCCTGTTATAGGTTGACCTGTGGCGGTACCTGTTACCGGTATAAAACCTGAAACATCAATTATTCCTGAAAGCTTGTCCCATCCGGCAGCTCCGGTATTATTTAAGTTATCTACCCAAACATAGTTTTCACCAGTATCAAGTAAATTCCATACATCACCTACCGTTTGAGCCGTTGTAGGTAAAGCTCCAAAATTGGCAACAGACCCCATTACATGATACGTTCTGTTCAATAGTGAATGAATTTGAGCCTGGTTATAGTAATTATTAAATATCCAGCCACGTTGAATATAATCGTTGTTACTTGCAGGAGTATATAGTTTTGAGGCTGTTATTCCTGTTGTGGGAGTGATCGTTATATCATCAGTATTTGAAGCTGGTGATCCAATTTGTAGAAATCCAGCATTCATTCTAACCCAGCGATCTACAAAATCACCTGTGATTAAAGCTCTGTTTAATTGACCTTGTTGGAAACTTCCAAAATTTCCTTCAGCAGTATTTGAATATCCTGTTAATGTCTGGTTACCATGGATAATTAATTTATTACTGATGGCTCCGTCATTCATTCCTGCCCCTGTACCGATCAAAACATTATTATTGCCTGTAACCCCAGAACCGGATGAAACACCAATCATAATGTTTTTATCACCCAAATTGGATTGATTATTAGCTTTCCAGCCTAACAATGTATTAAGGTTACCGGTAGTATTGAGATAACCAGCTCCAACACCTAAAAAAGTATTTTTAAAGCCCGTGGTAGTTCTATTGCCTGATTCGTCACCAACCATTGTGTTTTGGTTGCTTGTCGTTACGTTTTCACCTGATGCTGTACCAATGAATACGTTGTATTCGCCTGTAGTTAATTTGGAACCACTTAATACACCAACTGCTGTATTCCATTTACCTGTGGTTGCTTCATTTAAAGCATAAGAACCCAGTGCTACATTATTTGAACCTGTTGTTAATTTTGATAATGCATTATAACCAATGCCCAGTCCATAGGCTCCGGTATGATCCGTATTTAAATTTCCAAACCAAAAAGAATAAGTGGTGGAACTGAAATTTATTTCACCTGCTCTGCCTTGGCTTGGCTGGAAAATAATAGGTTTAGTTGTTCCGTTACCTCTGTCAATAACATTTTGTAAATTATCGCTACCACTAAAAGTTGGTTTATCAGAAAGATCATTATAGCTACCTGAAACACCAGCTTTATGTATTTTTATTTTTTCGACACCTTCCTGAACCAGGGAAACACTTCCGTCTACATTTGTAGTAGGAATAATACTAAATTCAGAAAGATTGATCGGAAACGAAGATCCGTCACTCTGAGTAATGGTAATGATATTTTGAGAGGCATCATACTCTGCATTCTCAATACTGATATTGTTAGTTGCGAGACCACTTAAATCTACCGATTTGCTTTGCTGAACACCATTTTCTCCTGTGTAATATACAGTTAGAATATTTCCATTTAGTTCCGGATTTTGAATTGATGTCTGTGTTTCTATTTTATCTTTCCATAGCTGGGCATTTTGCGGACTTATATTGGATGCATTTACCTCAGCTTTTTTAGAAAAGTCATAATCTATATTTCCTAGAGGAAGTTTTTCATCTTTGTGCCAGTAAGAGTCCTGCCATTCCCAAAATTCTTCCTGTACAGGGATGTCTCCGTTCTCAAAGGTTTTTTTGATTTCTTGTTTTGATTTCATTTTGTGATTTATTTAAAATTAATTGATAAGATTTCCACCAATAACTTGAGTAGTAGGATCAAATGAGTCTGAATAATATTGCGTGCTTGGGGATAAAGTAACTGAACTTAAATCCGGATTATATTTAAAGGCATTGTGCCCAATTTTTGCTACACCGCTGGCAATCTGTAATGATGTTAAACGGTTGGAAGCAAATACAGAATCTTTAATTTCTTTAACATTGCCGGGAATGATTAATGATGTCAGCTGATTAGATGAAAAAGCCCTGTCATTAAGTTCTGTAACATTTCCGGGAATCGTCAATGATTTTAGAGCATTATTACTGAAAGCATCTGCACCAATAATGGTAACACTATCTGCAAGAAATAGAATGGACAGTCCCATATTAGTAGCAAACTGCTCAGGAATTTTTAATGTTCCCGATTTTATAAATATTTTCCTGACAGATAAACTGGCAAAAGATGCATTTCCATCTTCATCTATATCTGCATAAAAGTCATTTAAGCGAGGAAGTCCATTTTCTAGACCTGAAATTTTAGTCATGTCTATTTTCTCATCCTTATGCCAGTACGAATCCAACCATGTCCAGAAATCTTCTTGTACAGGCTTATCTCCGTTTTCGAATAAAAGCCTTAGTTCTTCTTTTGTTTTCATAAATATTTTTATCTATAGGTGATTGTGGCTGTTGCGGGGATTCCTGCAATACTTAAATCCAGGCCAGCCGGGGCTGAAACTGTTTTTAGCGAAGGAATTACAAATGCATTTTGTCCAACAGACGTTACTGTGCTTGGAATGTATAAATCTTCAACGGAGGATGTTCCTCTAGGGCAGTAAAATGCTTGAAGCTCAATAGTTGTTAAACCTTCATTGAGAACGATTTCTTCCATGGAATCCGAGCCATTAATACTGTTTCTTTGATCCCAAAAAGCCTGTGCTTTAATGATTTTTAATGTCGAAGGGGTTTTGATGCTCTTAATATTTTGTCCCATAAAAGCAGATTCTCCTATTTCTTCAAGTCCCTCATTAAAAATTACTTTTATAATTTGGGAAGATGTCCCCATATAGCCGAAACTACTAGGAAGGATTTTTTTTGTGTTGGCAGGAATAGTAAGTATTATTGCTGATCCAAGTAATCCATCCTCATTAAAAAAAGGGACTACTTTTTCAATATTTTCAATGGAATCCTGGGCAATTTTCTCATCCTTATGCCAGTACGAATCAAGCCATTCCCAGAAATTTTCTTGTGTAGGCTTATCTCCGTTTTCGAATAAAAGCCTTAATTCTTCTTTTGTTTTCATAATAAAACTGTGTGATTTTGTTTTTGATTAATTAATAGAATTTGAAAAGTCTTCTTGTTAGAAGCTTTTCATGGATTGAGTCTTCATTTTTTAGTGGTTGAGACTATTTCCACTTTATGGTTAGATTTTCATATTACTTTACAGATTTTCAGACATAGTTCTGGCTGTCCGGCATTTTGTGAATGATAGATTCAAAGGTGATTTTGAATGATTATAGGATGATGTCTGGTGTTTTGATTTGGTGTTTCAAAGGTAATTCCGGACAGCATCAGAACTTGTCGTGTTATAGAGTATTTAGTATCTGTTTTCTTCAGGAATAGCCTCTTCGAAATCTTCCCTGAAAAAATTTTCTATGTCATTGAGATAGTTTTCATAGTCCATCTCAGCGTGCTCAATGTCGCTCCATTCTATCGTATAGAGATCCTCATCGAAAAGTGTGTCTGGATTGTGATCTGGTGCTTCCATGTTTTGTGTTTTAAGGTTGAGGTTATGTTTTAATAAACATATTTCTGGCTGTTCAGCATTGATAAATGTTGAATTCAAAGGCTTTTTAAAATTTTAATGATTGCTTTTTTGTGTCTTTGTTTATACTTCAAAAGTAGTGCGGGAAGACGACAAAACTTGACGTGTTTAAAAAACTTTTTATAATTTCTAAATATTAGCTTTTAAGCTTATATTAAATCTTTATAAGGTAAAAAGCTTATATTTTATTTCTGATCAGTTTCTGTACGATTTGGTTCAGTGTTTCCCTGTTATCATCAATATAGCTTAGGCCTGCCTGGATCAGATTTTCGATGTTGGACCGTCTTACATTGTCCATACTTGGAGAAGCATTTTTTAATGAAGGATTCAGACGGTAATAATTTTTCTGATTCCTTTGTCCCAAGGTCTGGAACATCTGGCACATCTGATAATCTACCGTTTCTGCATTTGCAGACATCAGGATATCAATGATAGGATTTACCCAACCTATTTTTCCTGACTTTTGCAGCTTTTTAAAAGAATAAGGTCTGGCTTCCATACCTGTTCCCAGGGAAACAATAATCATATCATTTACACCCGGATGATTGGCTTTCTGGTGATTCTTTAATACTTCTGCAAAAGGAATTTTTCTCGCTTCCGCATAGGCACATAAAGTAGGGTTATTCGCAAACATACCGCCGTCAATCAGGCTGAAGATCTGTCCATACATAGATTTTATCTGTACCGGACTGAAATAAGTGGGCGCTGCCGATGTAGCTCTACAAATATCTTTTACATAAAAATTATCTGTGCTGAGGTTAGCCTCCCACGAGTTAAAAAGCTTAGCTCTTCTGTTTTCTATATCATAACTGGTTATTAAACATGGTTTTATAAATTCTTTAAGTTCTAAGTGTCCAAAAAAATCATTTAAGTTTTTTTCAAGTGATTCCTGAGGGATTTTTTCATTAAGAAGGCCAAATGGATTGACCAGCTTTTCCCAAAAAGATACCTGAAAGATGTCGCCTCCCTTTTCAGCATATAATTCTAATCCTTTCTGAATAGAATATTTTGCTTTCCGGTGTTCATCGGGACATAGAATAATAGAAGCGATCAGTCCTCCTGTGCTGCTTCCGGCCACCAGATCAAAATAATCCCCGAGTTTGGCCGCCGGGTTATCATGATACTGAAGCTGCTCTTCTATGTAGCGGAGAATAATACAGGTGATAATACCTCTTATTCCGCCCCCGTCCAAAGAAAGAATGGTTGTCTTTTTCATGTGATTTTTAGTAATTTTTCAAAAGAAAAATAGAGTCCTGAGACAACTAAAACCAACGTTCTGTTTTTAAAAACAGATGCTGGTTTTAGTATTGAGATCTCAGTTAACTAACATTTTTCTAACAAACCAAAGGTAGGATTGGGAAGCGACAGAACTTGTCGTATTATAATTATTTTCAAATAAAAGAGAATTAAAATAGAATATAATTCTGCTTATCCCTCGGCATCTTGGATAACGTTCGCCAGTTTGTTTTGACCAGTCCTTTTTTAGTCAGGATATTCTTTTTTTCAAAGTGGGGAAGGTCTTTAAAAGTCTTCCAGTTTCCACCCCAGTCCCAACCGTGCTTTGCGAAAATCTTTACACACTCATACCAGTCGGCCACTTGATCATTATCCCAGTCTTTGACGGTATCCCAGCTTGCCACCTTACCGTCGATCATCAGGCAGATATCAACAGCGAGGCCATAATTATGGATACTCTGCCCGGCTTTTGCATTGGTCACTTTTTTACCGGAAGTGATCCTTCCGATGGCATACAGTTTTTCCTGCTCCTCAAAAGATCTCAGTCCCTGGGTAATTCTCACCTTTGCACGTCCGGTGAGTGCCTCGTCACATTCTTTAATAATCTGCTTCACTTCGTCCCGTACATAAGGATGAAGCTTGTTGATTCTTTCTATTGTAATTTTGTCCATGATGTATATTATTATACCACAAAAGTATACATGAATGGCGACGAAACTTGACGTATTTAATTAATATTTTAAATAAAATAAATTTAGATTCTTGAAAATTTTCTAATTTAAATAGATATTTCTCACAACATAAGGACAAAGGAATTTATAAAAGTTTCTTTTGATTTAAGTTCAAATAAAAGACATCTCCATTAATGAAGAAGTCATTCGACAGCACTTATATCAGATCGATCTGGAAGAATATTTAAAGGTAATCTGCCGATAGCTGAATTGAAGGCATGTAAGGTATAGAAGTAATACGACAGAACTTGACGTGTTTAAAATAAATTAACTATATAATAATCAATGTGTTAATTATAGTGTTAATTTTAAAATTAAAGAAAGAAATTATCTTTAAAAATGATAATTTTGCGTTAAAATTATCATCATCTATCATGTATGCTTTAGTCGACTGCAACAACTTTTTTGTTTCCTGCGAGCGAACTCTGGATGGGTCTCTCGAAGAAAAACCTGTTGTGGTACTTTCCAATAATGACGGATGTGTGGTGTCGAGAAGTAAAGAAGCAAAAGATCTGGGCATTCCTATGGCAGCTCCTGCATTCAAATATAAAGATCTTTTCAAACAGCATGATGTGAAAAGCTTTTCTGCAAAATTTGAACTTTATAATTACAAAAGCCAGCAGGTCATTAATATTTCAAAGTCGTATGTCCTGGATTATGAAGTATACAGTATTGATGAGCTATTTCTGGATCTTTCCGGTTTTAAATATGTCAATATCCGTGATTACTGCCTTAAGATAAAAGACGAGATCAAAGCAAAAGAAAATATTCCCGTAAGCATAGGAATTGCACCTACAAAAACACTCTGCAAGGTAGCTAACAGGATTGTGAAGGATTTTCCAAATCAGTTTGATGGTGTTTATACCCTCGACACTCCTGAAAAAATTGAAAAAGCTTTGAGGTGGCTCAATATAGGTGATGTATGGGGAATCGGCCGTAAACTTGCTGCAAAAATGCAGGACAGTGGAGTTTATAAAGCCTGGGATCTGCTCCAAAAACCTGAAATGTGGGTCCGTAAGATCATGGGAATTCATGGGGTAAGGATGATCAATGAGCTTAAAGGAATCCGCCAACTGGAACTGGATTCCCCATCACCCAAAAAATCTATTGCGGTTACCCGGAGTTTCATGCAGATGCTTATCGGGAAAGAAGAGGTCAGGGAGCGGGTGGAAACTTTTGGAATGTATTGCTCAGAAAGATTAAGGAAGCAAAATACCTGTTGTAA
The Chryseobacterium sp. W4I1 DNA segment above includes these coding regions:
- a CDS encoding leucine-rich repeat domain-containing protein — protein: MKTKEELRLLFENGDKPVQEDFWTWLDSYWHKDEKIDMTKISGLENGLPRLNDFYADIDEDGNASFASLSVRKIFIKSGTLKIPEQFATNMGLSILFLADSVTIIGADAFSNNALKSLTIPGNVTELNDRAFSSNQLTSLIIPGNVKEIKDSVFASNRLTSLQIASGVAKIGHNAFKYNPDLSSVTLSPSTQYYSDSFDPTTQVIGGNLIN
- a CDS encoding leucine-rich repeat domain-containing protein translates to MKTKEELRLLFENGDKPTQENFWEWLDSYWHKDEKIAQDSIENIEKVVPFFNEDGLLGSAIILTIPANTKKILPSSFGYMGTSSQIIKVIFNEGLEEIGESAFMGQNIKSIKTPSTLKIIKAQAFWDQRNSINGSDSMEEIVLNEGLTTIELQAFYCPRGTSSVEDLYIPSTVTSVGQNAFVIPSLKTVSAPAGLDLSIAGIPATATITYR
- a CDS encoding patatin-like phospholipase family protein, whose translation is MKKTTILSLDGGGIRGIITCIILRYIEEQLQYHDNPAAKLGDYFDLVAGSSTGGLIASIILCPDEHRKAKYSIQKGLELYAEKGGDIFQVSFWEKLVNPFGLLNEKIPQESLEKNLNDFFGHLELKEFIKPCLITSYDIENRRAKLFNSWEANLSTDNFYVKDICRATSAAPTYFSPVQIKSMYGQIFSLIDGGMFANNPTLCAYAEARKIPFAEVLKNHQKANHPGVNDMIIVSLGTGMEARPYSFKKLQKSGKIGWVNPIIDILMSANAETVDYQMCQMFQTLGQRNQKNYYRLNPSLKNASPSMDNVRRSNIENLIQAGLSYIDDNRETLNQIVQKLIRNKI
- a CDS encoding M15 family metallopeptidase, with amino-acid sequence MDKITIERINKLHPYVRDEVKQIIKECDEALTGRAKVRITQGLRSFEEQEKLYAIGRITSGKKVTNAKAGQSIHNYGLAVDICLMIDGKVASWDTVKDWDNDQVADWYECVKIFAKHGWDWGGNWKTFKDLPHFEKKNILTKKGLVKTNWRTLSKMPRDKQNYILF
- a CDS encoding Y-family DNA polymerase, producing MYALVDCNNFFVSCERTLDGSLEEKPVVVLSNNDGCVVSRSKEAKDLGIPMAAPAFKYKDLFKQHDVKSFSAKFELYNYKSQQVINISKSYVLDYEVYSIDELFLDLSGFKYVNIRDYCLKIKDEIKAKENIPVSIGIAPTKTLCKVANRIVKDFPNQFDGVYTLDTPEKIEKALRWLNIGDVWGIGRKLAAKMQDSGVYKAWDLLQKPEMWVRKIMGIHGVRMINELKGIRQLELDSPSPKKSIAVTRSFMQMLIGKEEVRERVETFGMYCSERLRKQNTCCKMITVFVQTNRFRKDLPEYRNAMTRILSNPTNSSILIGRVVNELFEAIYKDGFHYKRAGVMVNDFVPEDQRQISLFEEDTQNQHLPVMKAMDAMNKKYGKDKVRLGSMSGENTFGRAKLSPEYEAFLKKNTLPEANFRFH